The genomic stretch GTCCTCCACATTACACTCAACCTTTTCTCCCTCATTTTCTGTAAGTTCCACCATGAACATGTCACCTCCCTCGTCACGGTTTCGTCCTTGCGCGTCGCGTGCAGTAATAGTGAATGAAGCCTTTCTCTCGGGTATTGCTAGATTCAAGCCTGAGCCTTCAGCAGTGGTGGTGACTGAACTGGTAGTTTTATCACTGACCATACCCGCGTCATTGAGCAATTCCAGCAGCTGCTCAAGGTTGACGTTGAACTCTAAAACGCAGTCTGCTTGTGGCTCAAACACGAGGGGCTGATTCTCTATTTCTTTTAGCGTTGGTACTATATCATTTCTGGCCACCAGCACCTCAAGGTTGCCTGATTTCACTGCGCACAGGGTACGATGGGCGGCACTCTCTAGGCAGGCTTGAAATATGTGCAGACGGTCTCGCTGATCTGTGAGAGCGAATGCTTTGGTCTTGTACAGCTGCTCCAATTCTCTCAACAAAACGCTTTCTCTGTCATTTAGTGCAGCATGTAGCTGCAAAATAAGAAGACGCCACTTGCATTAAACACAAGTATAGTCTAAAACAGTGGACGCCGAGTCGTTTCAACAGCAATCAGAGGAATCAACTTGTGCGCGTCGTAAGAATTAAAAGCATCTCTATCTTGCACTGATAGCAGTACTACCGCGTATTACCGTATATAAGCTATGCCGGTGTGTGCCATCACAAAGTGAATTTTGAGCGCGTTTAGCGAACTTCTTAGCTATAGGGGCCCAGTCTGAAAAAGGTAGGGAATTCGTGGCCTATttgtgtcaaaaaaaaaaagtaatcaaATACGAATATTAACTCACCTTTTTGAAGCTGCCTTTAATTTGAACAATCTGCTCCTCGTATGCCTTATTCAGGTCAAGACTTACAGCCGCCACTCGAGCCTCTGCAGCTTTAATTCCCTCAGCATGGTTGCTGGCTTTGATAGCAATTGCTTCCATTTCTTGTCGGCAATTTGAAGCAGCATCAGCTAGTTTTAAAAGCTTGTGACCATTGTGGTTGAGAGTAACGCAGTCCCTACAAACGACATGATTGCATTCTTCATCAAAGAAGTGGTATTGCTCATTGTGTTCTGGGCAGAAAATCGGCACAGCTGCAAGCTTTGGGTTTGACTTTAGCTTCTCTAGGGATACAACACGGTGATCGTGGGTTGCCTTCTGTCGAGTATGCAATCGAACTACATCCTTGCACATATCCTCTTTGCAATCCAAGCAACAGGATGTCGCAGGATGCTCCTCATCATCACAAACTTCACAAAGGCGCAAATCTGCATTTCCATCTGCTGTTGTCAGCGGGATGGCTTGTAAGACATCTAGTAGGGCAAAATTCTTTGGAAGCCCTGCAACCCCGGCGGGCACAGGAACTACACACCTGCAAGTTGGGCAGCTAATTGCGTACTCCTTGAACAGCTTCTCCAAGCAATTTGAGCAGAAGCTGTGACCACAACTTAGCAAACGAGGGCAGAGTTTTTCCTCATCAAAACGCTCGCAGCAGATAGAACAGTCCAGTGCCTCAGACGCCATCACACCTCGGCAAGTTACCTGCAAGAAAATAGAAATGAATGAACAAGACACTCTTAAAGGCGAACACAGACAACTTCAGGAAATATACGCACGAAGAAGGCTAAGAGAGAAAGAGTATGAAGATTCAAAGAGCCATGCATGTACGAGTATAGGATAGGGAGACATGGCTTGTTACGACAAAACCAAAGAAAAGTGTTAGCCACAGGGAGTGTTAGAAAAGAATGATTCATAGTGAAGTCGTTATCGAAATTTCAACGGGGCCAAAGCGAAATGATGAACATTGGTCAAACATCAAACAGAGACCCTAATCCCTTCAGTTACCAGTCGAAGTGCCAAAGAGAAAACGCAAGCAAGGTGTACGTTACCACCTGCCGAGACACCGAATGATACTAAAACATGTAAAGGGGAGCGGGGAACGAGCACAGGGAACGGGAAattgaaaaatgggaacaaaactgaaaataaagttAGGAAAGTTAGGATAAAGAACTGGAAATAAAGTTAGGGTTCAAGTTGGGTTTTGTTCTCATTTTTCTTTCCCGTTCTCCGGTGCCCGTTCCCCGATCCCCGTTCCCAATTTTAGTAACATCCATACGTGTGCATCATGTACATTATGAAAAAAGACAAGCTCCCAAATGGATAAAGGAGTATAATTGATGTTTAGTCTTTGACTTTTTAGATACctctttattttttcaagtttctatACTCTGAATTTTGATTCTTGGTGGAGAACATTACGAAGCCTTTTTTATATCTTATTTTCTTTAAACTATAATCTGTGTAAAATGGAGTGTATGCCCATATATGGTATATCCTAATTTGGGCCCCAACATGTGCTCAGTGCAGCAATTGGTAAAGGAAAACTGATTAAACATGATGACAAAACGACTTGAGGTTTCCCATTTGGTGAAAGGCGCCATTTTAAAGGTgtattaaggtgactcgacccatttttttttttggggggggggggggtaccatcctactttgaagctctctggtatccccacctttacttttatcgtaagtctaacacatagaatggataacatatagatcaatctacaatataacataaaatttttggcgatcggagtaaatgtcacgtggttataatgccacgcccctttgaggtcttagtcgaaaatctgctgttgccggcattttttcgtgaaaatctctcggctacacgtagtgcgcattagtgccttgcgctgaacagagtttcaccaaaatcgcaaagacccaattcgagaaattcagcggtttctacatttaggtcataatttatgcgaaaatgataagcaaactttacacggattatatctaataaactatgagattcatctctttattttgggcatcgttataacagatgggtccttgcaagtcagcaaaacgctttagggccttgtaaatgcgcgcgatttcgagcaaagcaaacatataaaaattatagttttcgctatttgttgacgtttgtcagcgtttgagagtccttctcacgaaaaaagcattttcttaaaaattcgtagttttttttccttcaaattttttcagggccacaattgattaactaactacccggactctgaatttcatggtcattgaaaaactgtgacattatcttctataagctcaaacttgagtaaacattgaagatttttagcgttttggctgcgtttgtgctttgggagttatCTATTGTTtttagtctgtcattatacagcattcttgttcagcacgcgtgcaatgaccacgcttggctgacttccgaatgctcaccgagatattcccgtcacgagttggtttaattattggcttgcattaaacctatgaaaaaatgatatttttttaatagtaagtagacttagtgtgtagcacttcttaatttttttgcaaaggcacaagaagcacgagaattgattaaaaattgatagttaaacctctatgtatcacgcgatggcctgtctcactgtaccaaaattataatatctcggtgagcattcggaagtcagccaagcacggtcattgcacgcgtgctgaacaagaatgctgtatcatgacagaatagaaacaatagacaactcccaaagcacaaactcagccaaaacgctaaaaatcttcaatgtttactcaagtttgggcttatagaagataatgtcacagtttttcaatgaccatgaaattcagagtccgggtagttagttaatcaattgtggccctgaaaaaatttgaaggaaaaaaaactacgaatttttaagaaaatgcttttttcgtgagaaggactcttaaacgctgacaaacgtcaacaaatagcgaaaactataatttctatatgtttgctttgctcgaaatcgcgcgcatttacaaggccctaaagcgttttgctgacttgcaaggacccatctgttataatgatgcccaaaataaagggatgaatctcttggtttattagatataatccgtgtaaagtttgcttatcattttcgcataaattatgacctaaatttggaaaccgctgaatttctcgaattgggtctttgcgattttggtgaaactctgttcagcgcaaggcactaatgcgcactatgtgtagccgagagattttcacaaaaaaatgccggcaacagccgattttcgactcagacctcaaaggggcgtgtcattataaccacgtgacatttactccgatcgccaaaaattttatgttatattgcagattgatctatatgttatccattctatgtgttagacttacgataaaagtaaaggtggggataccagagagcttcaaagtaggatggtacccccccaaaaaaattgggtcgagtcaccttaaattaGTTATGTTTGCCAAGACGGCTTTTCACTGCCTCCAAAGCTACACTTAAAGGGTAGAACTATGGGTCGTGAATCCTGACAGAGTTATTAATACATAgaataaatcaaatcaaatatTTATTATGTAAGAATACATAAAAGGAAACGTCACAGGTTATCCCTATCGAGGATGCTCCctacataaaatataaaacaaatatactacaatgtaaaatttaagaataattaaGGAATggcttaaaaaaattacaaaatttcacaATACGTTCTAAGTTTACTTCGAAAAATGGTGAAATCCTGTTCGTGCACTATCTCCTTAGGAAGAGCGTTCCACTGTTTTGTAATTCTAACAAAGAATGAgagcaaaaaaacaatttactctAGCTAATGGCTGTCTTAATTTAAATGAATGGTTTGACCTTGTTTTACCATAAcagttaaattcaaaataatcaTTACAGGTAAGGCCATTAAGACCATGAACAGCTGCATGAATAGTCTTGTAGCACTCTAGCAAAGATAGATAAGACCTCCTTGATTGAAGACCCCCAAATCAGCCGTTTCGGTTACAGACTGAAGCGTACAACCAGAGAGCTTGTAAGGATAGCTAGAACCTCACATTTGTCAGGGTGAAAACGAAGTTTCCAATTTTCACTCCATTTCTGTAGCGTGTTGAGGTCACATTGAAGTTGTTTCTCGTCGTTTTCATCGTAAATAATCCTGTAAACCTTGCTGTCATCTGCAAACAGGCGCATGTTAGACCTTACGCCAGTTGTAATATTGTTCATATAGGCAAGGAAAAGGACTGGCCCAAGTACACTACCTTGGGGAACACCAGAGGTGACCATCGTCCAAGGAGAAAAGTGCCCACGGAATGAGACTCTTTGTTTTCTACCAACGATAAGGTGGGTTAGCCAGTTAAGGAGATTTCCACCAATTCCATATCCCTTCAACTTCGCCAGGAGACGCTGATGAGGAACAGAGTCGAATGCTTTTGTAAAATCTAGTAAAATTACATCTACTTTATGCGAGTCATTTCTTGCTTTGGCCCATGAATGAAAAGTATCGAGCAATTGCGATGGACAAGAACGCTTTTCCATGAAACCAAATTGCTCGCCTATGAAGACTTGATGATCCGTCCAGAAGTTTACAATCGACTTCCTGACAATCTTCTCGCAGATTTTACTTGCAATTGAGGTTAGAGAAACAGGTCTCTAGTTTTCTACTTTGTCTTTGGCTCCTTTCTTGTAAAGCGGAATAACATTTGCTATTTTGCAATCATCGGGAATTTTACCGCAtttaaatgaattattaaaCGGGGTGCACAAGGGCGAGGCTAGTGAATCACTACAATGTTTCAAAATCCTTGGATAATGGTCATCGGGGCCGCAACTTTTATTGGCATTTAATTCCCGCAATAGCTTTCCAACTTCAATGAGAGTAGTTGATACCTATGTGAGATTTTCAGTTCTGACAACTTGCGGGAAGTTTGGAATATGAGTCAACTTTTCTGATGTAAAAACAGAGGCGAAAGAGTGATTGAAACTGTCCGCAATGTCTTTGTGATCGATCAGAGTATCTGTATCTACTTTAAGTGATCACAAGGTTGTTTGTTTCATTTACGACGCGAGCGAACATAGTTCCAAAACAATTTGCTATTGCCTTCGTTAGCAGTTTTGACACTTAATTGTTCAAGATATTTCCAGCGCGCTTGATTGCATGCCCTCTTTGTTCTATTATTCAAATTTCGGTAACGCGTCCAGAGATTGTCAGAATTTGATGCCTTGGCTCTCTTGTAAACAATTCTTTTCTGCCTATCAACTTTAATACATCCGGGGTCAGCCACGGtgcgtttttcattttaattccTTGGCGATTTGGTTAGTATACAGGTCTCAACTGCGTGAAGAGTAATATAAATCTTTAAACATTAGCCAGTTTTCCTAAACTTCATCAGACAGGAAAGCACAGGTCCACGGTACAAAATTAAATAGTTCATTTAGCCTATCCAAATTCGCCTTCGTGAATTTGTAAACCTTCTTATGCGACGGATTCTTAGAAGATGACGACGTAACTTCAAAAGTAATGGAGTTAGTGTGATCGGAAAAAGGTTCGCCAGCTTGTAGATTCCTTATCAACCCCTTGTTCGTTGTTATCACAAGATCTAAGATGTTTTTTCCGCGACTAGGCTCCAGCACTTGTTGTGACACAAAATGATCCAGACAAATAAAAGATTCTAGTTTACttgcttttttatttctcatcACTGCAAAATGTTCTTAATTGTCGAACTAAACAAGGAAACTTGGTGTTACAGGCAATATTAATTAGTTTAGCCCCGAGAGAATGAAGAATGGGAAGCAAGATTGTTATTGAATGGGGTCAAAGCATTCTTGCTCTTCTCGGACGCCATAAATTTCCCCTCTCAAACGGATTATGCAGCCATAATGCCAAGTAGAGATTTGAATaaagtctaacctctccttacggacacctctctattacggacagtttgttGGTCCCAGAAATACCAAAAATCATatattccctacctctataatacggacacctctgtaaagcggacacttggttctgtccctttggtgtccgtattaaagatatcgaggtttgactgtatttctaTGACTTCTTTGTTATGGCTTTAAGTTaacaagtttaaaataatttttgcttttattattAGAAGTAAATACATGAACGGAAGcgtcgcttttagccctggttaaATCTATGTATTCaattgtttctttaaaagttgtcaTCACAGTCACGAATACATACTTGAATGTTTCATCTTTATAAAGATGAAACATATGTCTCTAGAGGACGAGATGCTCGCATGATGGCACACACGTTAAACTGATAGCCAATACTAGGTGACAAGGAATTGATAAATCCAAGCAATATAGTTTCTTTTTAGCAACGTAGGTATCTTTTTGGGATATTATTACTTACCTTTATAGAGCAATGATCAcaggaaataaacaaacaatccCAACAGTACTTCCGTTTTCAGGTTTCATTACTGAAGCAAAAGCCGAAACAGTCGGTCGTCTCAGTACGTCATTTACGCCAATGTCGTCCCCAGGCTCCAGAGCTTCAAGGGGCGGTGTACTTGCCACTAACGACGCCTGCGTCTATAATAGAGTACCCCATGGTTAAGACCTGTGGTCAACCAGCTGGGAATATGTCGGGAAATATAAAATGATGTTAATTaacttttgacttttttagAGACCTATATTTGTTCAAGTTTCAATACTCTGAAGTTTGAGACGGTGGGGAACATTACGATTTTTTACATAGTATTTATCTTTAATTGTAGATTTCTTTGATTAGTGTGGAATGGAGTGTATGACCATATGTGGTATATCCTTATTTGGGCACGACCATGTGCTCTGTGTCAGAggttggtaaagaaaaaaatgaaacatcaaTGACGAGACATTAAAGATAAAAGCTTTCTGAGGTTTTCCATTTGGTAAAGGACGCCATTTTTGTAGGTGTATTAAATTAGTACGCTATGTTTGCCAAGACGGCTTTTTATTGCCTCCAACGCTACGCTTTAAGGGTAATACTATAGGTTGTGAATCCTGATCCCTAGTATATCCTCGCGAGAATAAATAATGGGAAGCAAGATTATTTCTAAATCGGGTCAAAAACACTGCTCTTCTCTGACGTATAAATTTCCCTTTCCAAACGGATTATTCAGCCACAACAATTTCAATGTTTCATTTTTAGTagataaaagaacaaaattctACCAATTCTCTGGAGGACGGATGTGCGTATGATGGCATACACTGTACACGCCAAGCTAACGGCCAATACTCGGTGATAAGGAATTGATAAATCCAAGCGAAATAGGGTAGgttttgggggagggggggggggggcatattATTACTTACATTTCTGAAGCAAAGATCAGAAGGAAACAAACATAGGACTTCCGCTTTGTTCAGGGTTTACAGAAGGAATCAAGAGCAATCGGTGGTCTCTTACTTCATGTACGCCAGTGTTGTTCCGAGGCCTCATTAACTACAAGATGCGGTGCAGTACGGCCACTTAACGACGCCTGCGTCAAAAGGAGGAATTCGCGACAAACCTATTGCATTGGTCGTTGTTCTTGATAACTATAGAGAATTCGAAGTCTTTTCCAAATGTCAAGGCAAACCGAAGCAGAATGAGCTGCGCTGCAAGATCCGATCATGTATTACGAGAGGTCTGGTAAAAGAATAGTGTAAG from Porites lutea chromosome 1, jaPorLute2.1, whole genome shotgun sequence encodes the following:
- the LOC140933491 gene encoding E3 ubiquitin-protein ligase TRIM71-like, encoding MASEALDCSICCERFDEEKLCPRLLSCGHSFCSNCLEKLFKEYAISCPTCRCVVPVPAGVAGLPKNFALLDVLQAIPLTTADGNADLRLCEVCDDEEHPATSCCLDCKEDMCKDVVRLHTRQKATHDHRVVSLEKLKSNPKLAAVPIFCPEHNEQYHFFDEECNHVVCRDCVTLNHNGHKLLKLADAASNCRQEMEAIAIKASNHAEGIKAAEARVAAVSLDLNKAYEEQIVQIKGSFKKLHAALNDRESVLLRELEQLYKTKAFALTDQRDRLHIFQACLESAAHRTLCAVKSGNLEVLVARNDIVPTLKEIENQPLVFEPQADCVLEFNVNLEQLLELLNDAGMVSDKTTSSVTTTAEGSGLNLAIPERKASFTITARDAQGRNRDEGGDMFMVELTENEGEKVECNVEDKGDGTYTATYTCPTNSKGNHKVSVLLRGIHIKGSPFSVNITDAPVGKVSCYGCKTRKKSMIYYKNNTEPFRNDDYRVDGYSAVCTRCINRASPYWIKCCGPC